A window of the Fibrobacter sp. UWP2 genome harbors these coding sequences:
- a CDS encoding aspartoacylase yields MTTIKNIVVAGGTHGNERTGVALVQKWMENPGCYNTLCPSANVQLVYGNPEAMRLNRRYRDHDLNRAFSQVCLDSTADVDQYEFRRARELNKLFGPKGANTKTDLLLDVHNTGSNMGLCLILSARDPFTMKASAVLTQEFEDTWIYYQPEERSVSPYFGTVAKADVCIEIGPQQHGTLNASIFERSEKLVQRYLELTEEWNRGQLQTRAPIKVDVYTQLRDLGYPKAWAGAPIAAMIHPDLDGHDYCELKKGDKLFRTFDGKDILYEGEADGSTSVWPIFINEPAYYEKDIAMSLTVKTEEMW; encoded by the coding sequence ATGACTACAATCAAGAACATTGTGGTTGCCGGAGGAACCCACGGGAACGAACGTACCGGGGTCGCCTTGGTGCAAAAGTGGATGGAGAATCCCGGGTGCTACAACACTCTTTGTCCCAGTGCGAATGTACAGCTTGTGTACGGCAACCCGGAGGCCATGCGCCTCAACCGACGTTACCGCGATCACGACTTAAATCGTGCTTTTTCGCAGGTCTGCCTGGACTCTACAGCGGATGTGGACCAGTACGAGTTCCGCCGCGCCCGTGAACTCAATAAATTGTTTGGCCCCAAGGGCGCAAACACCAAAACGGACCTGTTGCTCGACGTGCACAACACGGGTTCGAACATGGGACTGTGCTTGATCCTTTCGGCGCGGGATCCGTTCACCATGAAAGCGAGCGCCGTGCTCACGCAGGAATTTGAAGACACCTGGATTTATTACCAGCCCGAGGAACGCAGCGTGTCGCCGTACTTTGGCACGGTCGCCAAGGCGGACGTTTGCATTGAAATTGGGCCGCAGCAGCACGGCACGTTGAACGCCTCCATCTTTGAGCGTTCCGAGAAACTGGTCCAGCGCTACCTGGAACTGACCGAGGAATGGAACCGGGGGCAACTCCAGACCCGAGCCCCCATTAAAGTAGATGTTTACACCCAGCTGCGAGACTTGGGCTACCCCAAGGCGTGGGCGGGCGCCCCGATTGCCGCGATGATCCACCCGGACTTGGACGGCCACGACTACTGCGAACTCAAGAAAGGAGACAAGCTGTTCCGCACCTTTGACGGCAAGGACATTTTGTACGAGGGCGAAGCGGACGGGAGCACTAGCGTGTGGCCGATTTTCATCAACGAACCCGCGTATTACGAGAAGGACATCGCGATGAGCCTTACCGTGAAGACAGAGGAAATGTGGTAA
- a CDS encoding DUF3737 family protein: MVDGSGKKWIKQRLLTGERALFKSENLRVEDCIFDDGESPLKESRDIDVRGSMFRWKYPLWYCKNVTVKDSDWFEMARAGVWYTEDISVENAIFQAPKNFRRCKGVSLANVQFTNAAETLWNCEGVNLKDVTAKGDYFAMNCKDVSVENFRLDGNYCFDGAKNVVIKNSRMLSKDSFWNSENVTVYDSFISGEYLGWNAKNLTLVNCTVESLQGMCYIENLVMKNCKLVNTTLAFEYSTIDVEIVNEIDSVKNPSGGKIRAAGIKELIMEADKVDVTKTEIITGG; this comes from the coding sequence ATGGTAGACGGTAGTGGAAAAAAATGGATAAAGCAGCGGCTTTTGACAGGCGAGCGCGCCCTGTTCAAGAGCGAAAACCTGCGCGTAGAGGACTGCATTTTCGACGACGGAGAGTCCCCGCTCAAGGAATCCCGCGATATCGACGTGCGGGGGAGCATGTTCCGCTGGAAGTACCCTCTCTGGTACTGCAAGAACGTCACGGTGAAGGATTCCGACTGGTTCGAGATGGCCCGCGCGGGCGTGTGGTACACCGAGGACATCTCGGTCGAAAACGCCATCTTCCAGGCGCCCAAGAACTTCCGCCGCTGTAAGGGCGTGTCGCTTGCGAACGTCCAGTTCACGAACGCTGCCGAGACGCTCTGGAACTGCGAAGGTGTGAACCTCAAGGACGTGACTGCGAAGGGAGACTACTTCGCCATGAACTGCAAGGACGTCTCGGTCGAGAACTTTAGGCTCGACGGTAACTACTGCTTTGACGGCGCGAAGAACGTGGTCATCAAGAACTCCCGCATGCTCTCAAAGGATTCCTTTTGGAATTCCGAGAACGTGACGGTCTACGACTCGTTCATTTCGGGCGAGTACCTGGGTTGGAACGCGAAGAACCTGACGCTCGTGAACTGTACCGTCGAGAGTCTCCAGGGCATGTGCTACATCGAGAACCTGGTGATGAAGAACTGCAAGCTCGTCAACACGACACTCGCCTTCGAGTATTCCACCATCGACGTCGAAATCGTAAACGAGATCGACAGCGTCAAGAACCCGAGCGGTGGCAAAATCCGTGCCGCGGGTATCAAGGAACTCATCATGGAAGCCGATAAGGTGGATGTGACGAAGACGGAAATTATTACAGGGGGGTAG
- a CDS encoding MalY/PatB family protein yields MPQVNFDSIIDRRGTYSLKWNVPEGELPLWVADMDFATAPAVVAALQKRMECPVFGYTVIPREWNDAYVGWWKRRYGYEMARESLVFCTGVVPAISSMVRKLTTAGENVVILTPVYNIFFNSIVNNGRNVIQCPLRYDGKTYGIDWLAFESVLADPQTSLLIFCNPHNPVGRIWSIEELGRVGELCKANGVTVISDEIHCDLTMPGKRYIPFASVSEMCRDISAVCLAPTKTFNIAGLNTSAVSVANPKLRHKVWRALNTDEVAEPNAFAIQAAIAAYTEGEPWLDALLEYIQANREYVAAYLSANIPQMKLVPSEATYLLWLDCREYCKARGVTSAVLERELRENAHVFISKGVIYGDAGEGFLRMNIACPRAILNEALERIKAYISTTKH; encoded by the coding sequence ATGCCTCAAGTCAATTTTGACAGCATTATCGACCGGCGCGGGACCTATTCGCTCAAGTGGAACGTGCCTGAGGGCGAGCTCCCGCTGTGGGTCGCCGACATGGACTTCGCGACGGCGCCCGCGGTGGTGGCCGCCCTGCAAAAACGCATGGAATGCCCCGTATTCGGCTACACCGTGATCCCGCGGGAATGGAACGACGCCTACGTGGGCTGGTGGAAGCGCCGCTATGGCTACGAGATGGCGCGAGAATCGCTTGTATTTTGCACAGGGGTCGTGCCCGCAATTTCGAGCATGGTGCGTAAACTCACGACCGCGGGCGAGAACGTGGTCATCTTAACGCCCGTGTACAACATTTTTTTCAACTCCATCGTGAACAACGGGCGGAACGTAATCCAGTGCCCGCTCCGCTATGACGGCAAAACCTACGGCATCGACTGGCTTGCATTTGAATCGGTGCTTGCCGACCCGCAGACATCGCTCCTTATTTTTTGCAATCCGCATAACCCAGTGGGCCGCATTTGGTCGATCGAAGAACTCGGACGCGTGGGCGAACTCTGCAAGGCGAACGGCGTCACGGTGATTTCGGACGAAATCCACTGCGACTTGACTATGCCGGGCAAACGCTACATCCCGTTTGCGAGCGTGTCGGAAATGTGCCGCGACATAAGCGCGGTGTGTCTTGCCCCCACGAAGACGTTCAACATCGCGGGGCTCAACACGTCGGCGGTCTCGGTCGCAAACCCGAAGCTCCGCCACAAGGTATGGCGTGCCCTCAACACCGACGAAGTCGCGGAGCCCAACGCGTTTGCCATCCAGGCGGCCATCGCCGCCTACACCGAGGGCGAACCCTGGCTCGACGCACTCCTCGAGTACATACAGGCGAACCGCGAATACGTGGCGGCGTACCTGTCCGCAAACATCCCGCAAATGAAGCTCGTGCCATCCGAGGCGACGTACCTATTGTGGCTCGACTGCCGCGAATACTGCAAGGCGCGCGGCGTCACATCCGCAGTGCTTGAGCGCGAACTCCGCGAGAATGCGCATGTGTTCATCTCGAAGGGAGTCATTTACGGCGATGCAGGCGAGGGGTTCCTCCGTATGAACATCGCCTGCCCTCGGGCGATCCTCAACGAAGCCCTAGAAAGGATAAAAGCATATATATCAACCACTAAGCACTAA
- the bioB gene encoding biotin synthase BioB, whose amino-acid sequence MSFVQELKKKVLDGYEINREEAIKLLDAGLDELTQAANEIREHFMGDDFDFCAIINGRSGRCSENCKYCAQSSYYHTGAPEYKLLGTEEILADAKKKEAAGIPRYSIVTSGRTLSNRDVEQISKTIRAIKNETKLSVCLSSGLLSKEQFDKLKAAGLTRFHNNLETYRRHFPDVCTTHTYDDKIGALNNALAAGLEICSGGIMGLGETMEDRIDMCLDLRALGVKSTPMNVLSAIPGTPFEKLPKLTNDEFCRIVAIYRFINPKAYLRLAGGRNVLGDNGVRAFKSGANAAITDDMLTTSGVHDAKDFELVKSLGYKPHGFIE is encoded by the coding sequence ATGTCCTTCGTTCAGGAACTCAAGAAAAAAGTTTTAGACGGTTACGAAATCAACCGCGAAGAAGCCATTAAACTGCTCGACGCAGGCCTTGACGAGCTCACGCAAGCGGCTAACGAAATCCGCGAGCATTTTATGGGCGACGACTTTGACTTTTGCGCCATCATCAACGGGCGCAGCGGACGCTGCTCCGAAAACTGCAAGTACTGCGCCCAGAGCAGCTACTACCACACGGGAGCCCCCGAATACAAGCTACTCGGCACCGAGGAAATACTCGCCGACGCAAAAAAGAAGGAAGCCGCGGGCATCCCGCGCTATTCCATCGTGACTTCGGGACGCACGCTCTCGAACCGCGACGTGGAACAGATTTCCAAGACCATCCGCGCCATCAAGAATGAGACGAAGCTCTCCGTTTGCCTTTCTAGCGGGCTTTTGAGCAAGGAACAGTTCGACAAGCTGAAGGCCGCGGGCCTCACCCGCTTCCACAACAACCTCGAAACCTACCGCAGGCACTTCCCCGACGTTTGCACCACGCACACCTACGACGACAAAATCGGCGCGCTCAACAACGCGCTCGCCGCGGGGCTCGAAATCTGCAGCGGCGGCATCATGGGCCTCGGCGAAACAATGGAAGACCGCATTGACATGTGTCTCGACCTCCGCGCGCTCGGCGTGAAATCGACCCCGATGAACGTGCTCAGTGCCATCCCGGGCACCCCCTTCGAAAAGCTCCCAAAGCTCACTAACGACGAGTTCTGCCGCATCGTGGCGATTTACCGCTTCATCAACCCAAAGGCCTATTTGCGGCTCGCGGGCGGAAGGAACGTGCTGGGCGACAACGGCGTGCGCGCCTTCAAGAGCGGGGCGAACGCCGCCATCACCGACGACATGCTTACCACATCGGGTGTGCACGACGCAAAGGACTTTGAACTCGTAAAGAGCCTCGGATACAAGCCGCACGGGTTTATTGAATAA
- a CDS encoding MATE family efflux transporter has translation MDRLELVRDGKAMSLKQMLLLIAQLSVPGILAQISVIAMEYIDASMVGHLGSSEAASIGLVASSTWLLGCLTHAVSMGFTVQIAHAIGGKREFQARNLVKVGLLFGLCFSLLLAAFGVFMHNRIPVILGADSGIHHNAALYFLIISLGLPAMQLNGMAAGMLQCSGNMKLPSALQVLSCFLNVALNFFLIFGPHQVNALGFTLQVPGAGLGVMGAALGTVLTEFVIMLLMLYFLLLRSKSLHLRVREKICFSVRQIREAFRIAWPVGLEQVVMCSAYVMFTAIVSPLGMVALAANSFAITIESLCYMPGYGIGSAATTLIGQSIGAKRRDLTRKLAFLTTGLGMAVMTVTGVLMYSFAPELIGFFTPDEEIRALGTAILRIEAFAEPFYAASIVATGVFRGAGRTLAPSLMNFVSMWAVRLPLAAFLTGIYGLRGAWMAMCVELCFRGFIFVVRLSRRSWIPVH, from the coding sequence ATGGATCGCTTGGAACTGGTACGTGACGGGAAGGCGATGAGCCTCAAGCAGATGCTGCTCTTGATTGCGCAGCTGAGTGTCCCCGGCATCCTCGCGCAAATCTCGGTCATAGCGATGGAGTACATCGACGCTTCAATGGTCGGACACCTGGGTTCGAGCGAGGCGGCGTCCATTGGGCTCGTGGCCTCGAGTACGTGGCTCCTGGGCTGCCTCACGCACGCGGTCAGCATGGGCTTTACCGTGCAGATAGCCCACGCCATTGGCGGCAAGCGAGAGTTCCAGGCGCGGAACCTAGTGAAGGTGGGACTGCTTTTTGGCCTTTGCTTTAGCTTGCTGCTCGCGGCGTTCGGCGTGTTTATGCACAATCGAATTCCGGTGATTTTGGGGGCGGACTCCGGCATACACCACAACGCGGCTCTCTATTTTTTGATTATTTCGCTTGGGCTCCCCGCGATGCAGCTGAACGGCATGGCGGCGGGCATGCTTCAGTGCAGCGGCAACATGAAGCTCCCGAGTGCGCTGCAGGTGCTTTCTTGCTTTTTGAACGTGGCGCTCAACTTCTTCTTGATTTTTGGGCCGCACCAGGTGAACGCCCTCGGCTTTACACTACAGGTTCCCGGCGCGGGGCTCGGGGTGATGGGCGCCGCCTTGGGGACGGTCCTCACGGAATTTGTCATCATGCTCCTCATGCTGTACTTTTTGCTGCTCCGCTCCAAGAGCCTGCACCTGCGCGTGCGCGAAAAGATCTGCTTTTCTGTGCGGCAGATTCGCGAGGCCTTCCGCATCGCGTGGCCCGTGGGCTTGGAACAGGTGGTGATGTGCAGCGCCTACGTGATGTTCACCGCCATAGTCTCGCCGCTTGGCATGGTGGCGCTCGCCGCGAACTCGTTTGCCATTACCATCGAGAGTCTGTGCTACATGCCGGGCTACGGCATCGGTTCGGCCGCGACGACGCTCATTGGGCAGAGCATTGGAGCCAAACGCCGCGATCTCACTCGCAAACTCGCCTTCCTCACCACGGGGCTCGGCATGGCGGTGATGACGGTGACGGGCGTGCTCATGTACAGCTTTGCGCCCGAGCTCATCGGGTTCTTTACGCCTGACGAAGAAATCCGCGCCCTCGGGACGGCGATACTTCGTATCGAGGCGTTCGCGGAGCCGTTCTATGCGGCGTCCATCGTTGCGACGGGGGTGTTCCGCGGGGCGGGCCGCACGCTCGCGCCGAGCCTTATGAACTTTGTGAGCATGTGGGCGGTGAGGCTCCCGCTCGCGGCGTTCCTCACGGGCATCTACGGGCTACGCGGCGCTTGGATGGCCATGTGTGTCGAACTCTGCTTCCGCGGGTTCATTTTTGTTGTGCGGCTTTCGCGCCGGTCGTGGATTCCGGTGCACTGA
- a CDS encoding FISUMP domain-containing protein → MRKTIIGGVAAALFVACSGEDDIVTLDKKLLQAETIYDLGKCTDARKGEVVFVEDKDEDFLCYSGKWIPASEFDASSDADSFESSTSEKSSSSEAPSSSSSDKATDSSAEGSSSSEAPLNSSSSSTPSSSSMDTKDTLVFADPRDHREYRLVKIGSQTWFAENLDYSGDEATGICLSGKQEYCDKYGKLYEWADAVKACPAGSHLPEMSEWQALLDFVGERSAVKLMSDTGWTYREGFHENAGTDDYGFGVLPGDFMVSPSAGTIPGIDAHIWTATDSAGQAYGIYFGQNLTEATPGLYAYEETAWKLSVRCLKD, encoded by the coding sequence ATGCGCAAAACAATTATCGGTGGAGTGGCAGCAGCATTATTTGTAGCCTGTTCGGGCGAAGACGACATCGTCACCTTGGATAAAAAGCTTCTACAAGCCGAGACCATCTACGACCTGGGAAAATGCACAGATGCGCGTAAAGGCGAAGTCGTTTTTGTCGAGGACAAAGACGAGGATTTCCTCTGCTATTCAGGCAAATGGATTCCCGCCAGTGAATTTGACGCGTCTAGCGATGCGGATTCGTTCGAGAGTTCGACATCTGAAAAAAGTTCATCGTCCGAAGCGCCCTCATCTTCTTCCAGCGACAAAGCCACCGACTCCTCGGCAGAAGGCAGCTCTTCGTCCGAAGCGCCCTTGAACTCTAGCAGCAGTTCTACGCCAAGTTCCAGCAGCATGGACACAAAAGACACGCTTGTATTTGCGGACCCGCGAGACCATCGGGAATACAGGTTGGTGAAAATCGGTTCACAAACTTGGTTTGCCGAAAACCTGGATTATTCCGGAGACGAGGCAACCGGAATCTGCCTGTCGGGCAAGCAGGAATATTGCGACAAGTACGGAAAGCTGTATGAATGGGCCGACGCCGTAAAGGCGTGCCCGGCAGGCAGCCATTTACCCGAAATGAGCGAATGGCAGGCGTTGCTGGATTTTGTGGGGGAACGGTCGGCAGTCAAGCTGATGTCGGATACAGGCTGGACTTACCGCGAGGGCTTCCACGAAAACGCAGGAACCGATGATTATGGATTCGGGGTACTCCCGGGAGATTTCATGGTCAGCCCTTCTGCGGGAACAATCCCCGGAATCGATGCACATATATGGACTGCAACAGACAGCGCCGGGCAAGCATACGGGATTTACTTTGGACAGAATCTGACGGAAGCAACTCCAGGTCTCTATGCTTACGAGGAGACGGCCTGGAAATTGTCCGTGAGGTGTCTGAAAGACTAG
- the dusA gene encoding tRNA dihydrouridine(20/20a) synthase DusA, translated as MDLDFNRKLSIAPMLDCTDRHERYFLRLLSKHILLYSEMVVASGLLHCDNPEMFLGHEPLEQPAVLQLGGSNPTDLARASKLVEAAGFNEVNLNCGCPSDRVQNGNFGACLMKEKHTVADCFKAMQDAVSIPVSIKCRIGVDELDSWEFFTDFVQTTKDAGCRIFIVHARKAWLKGLSPKENREVPPLHYDFVHRLKAEMPDLNISINGGIKTLDQVEEQLQDLDGVMVGREAYENPWFLRDADERIFGDKTPSPYASRKAVLEAYLPYVEKQTAEGCPATILVKHLYGLFTGLPGARKYRQLLSNGAPRAAEYGGAVALIQKAMDLVQED; from the coding sequence ATGGACCTCGATTTCAACCGCAAGCTTTCGATAGCCCCGATGCTCGACTGCACCGACCGTCACGAACGGTATTTTTTGCGATTGCTTTCCAAGCATATTCTGCTGTACAGCGAGATGGTGGTGGCGAGCGGGCTTTTGCACTGCGACAATCCCGAGATGTTCCTCGGGCACGAGCCTCTCGAACAGCCCGCCGTGTTGCAGCTCGGCGGCAGCAATCCCACGGACCTCGCGCGAGCATCCAAGCTCGTGGAAGCGGCGGGTTTCAACGAAGTGAACCTGAATTGTGGATGCCCCTCGGACCGCGTGCAGAACGGGAACTTTGGCGCGTGCCTCATGAAGGAGAAGCATACCGTCGCCGATTGCTTCAAGGCGATGCAGGACGCCGTTTCCATCCCTGTCTCCATCAAGTGCCGCATCGGTGTGGACGAGCTCGACAGCTGGGAATTCTTCACAGATTTTGTACAAACTACCAAGGATGCCGGGTGTCGCATTTTTATTGTGCACGCCCGCAAGGCTTGGCTCAAGGGGCTCTCCCCCAAGGAGAATCGCGAAGTCCCGCCACTGCACTACGACTTTGTGCACCGCCTCAAGGCAGAAATGCCCGATTTGAACATCAGCATCAACGGTGGCATCAAGACGCTCGACCAGGTGGAAGAGCAACTGCAGGACCTGGACGGCGTGATGGTTGGCCGCGAGGCCTACGAAAACCCGTGGTTCTTGCGGGATGCCGACGAACGGATTTTTGGCGACAAGACGCCCAGCCCTTACGCCTCGCGCAAAGCCGTCTTGGAAGCGTACCTCCCCTACGTGGAGAAGCAGACTGCCGAAGGCTGCCCCGCCACCATCTTGGTGAAGCACCTCTACGGGCTCTTTACCGGGCTCCCCGGCGCCCGCAAGTACCGCCAGCTCTTGAGCAACGGCGCCCCGCGTGCCGCCGAATACGGCGGAGCCGTCGCCCTCATCCAAAAGGCGATGGACCTGGTGCAGGAAGATTAA
- the argF gene encoding ornithine carbamoyltransferase: protein MIDRNKHFLRLQDWSEERILETVEIASSLKQEVHAGKVSDRLHGQNIAMFFEKPSLRTITTFQVGMNQLGGNAVLLDPNSIGLGKRESVKDVARCLSRWVNAIVVRCFKQELVEQLAEYGSIPVVNALTDDYHPCQAIAFAQMIKEKLGGFKNADGKPKTVAFIGDGNNVANSFLALASKVGMNFTLACPKGYEQPAKVVEEAQEGLKKHGCQYRVFNDPKEAVKDADILYSDVWVSMGQEGEKASKQSHFLPFQISRDLLKLAPAHCKVSHCLPAHRGEEITDEIMDDLSVNMSFEEAENRLHAHKAVLWQVMPPFNA from the coding sequence ATGATTGATCGTAACAAGCATTTCCTTAGGCTCCAGGACTGGAGCGAAGAACGTATCCTCGAAACCGTAGAAATTGCGAGCAGCCTCAAGCAGGAGGTCCACGCCGGCAAGGTTTCTGACCGTCTGCACGGCCAGAACATCGCCATGTTCTTCGAGAAGCCGTCTCTGCGCACGATCACCACGTTCCAAGTAGGCATGAACCAGCTGGGCGGGAACGCCGTCCTTTTGGACCCGAACTCCATTGGCCTCGGCAAGCGCGAAAGCGTGAAGGACGTCGCCCGCTGCCTCAGTCGCTGGGTGAACGCCATCGTGGTGCGCTGCTTTAAGCAGGAACTGGTGGAACAGCTTGCTGAATATGGGAGTATCCCTGTGGTGAACGCCCTCACTGACGACTACCACCCGTGCCAGGCCATCGCCTTTGCCCAGATGATCAAGGAAAAACTCGGCGGTTTCAAGAACGCCGACGGCAAGCCGAAGACCGTCGCCTTCATTGGCGATGGCAACAATGTGGCGAACAGCTTCCTCGCGCTGGCCTCCAAGGTGGGCATGAACTTCACGCTCGCCTGCCCCAAGGGCTACGAACAGCCCGCCAAGGTGGTGGAAGAAGCCCAAGAGGGCCTCAAGAAGCACGGTTGCCAGTACCGCGTGTTCAACGACCCCAAGGAAGCCGTGAAGGACGCCGACATTCTTTATAGCGACGTTTGGGTCTCCATGGGCCAGGAAGGCGAGAAGGCCTCCAAGCAGAGCCACTTCCTCCCGTTCCAGATCAGCCGCGACTTGCTGAAGCTCGCTCCAGCGCACTGCAAGGTGAGCCACTGCCTCCCCGCGCACCGCGGCGAAGAGATCACCGACGAGATCATGGACGACCTGAGCGTGAACATGAGCTTCGAGGAAGCAGAGAACAGGCTTCACGCACACAAGGCCGTGCTGTGGCAAGTAATGCCCCCGTTCAACGCCTAA